One region of Pedococcus aerophilus genomic DNA includes:
- a CDS encoding cystathionine beta-synthase, whose protein sequence is MKYAEHIADLVGNTPLVKLNSVTEGISATILAKVEYLNPGGSVKDRIALKMVEAAEASGELKPGGTIVEPTSGNTGVGLALVAQRKGYKCVFVCPDKVSQDKRDVLKAYGAEVVVCPTAVAPDHPDSYYETSDRLVREIEGAWKPNQYANQNGPASHYESTGPEIWNDTDGRVTHFVAGVGTGGTITGTGRYLREASADREGGRVQIIGADPEGSVYSGGTGRPYLVEGVGEDFWPTAYDPAVVDDVIAVSDADSFEMTRRLAKEEGLLVGGSCGMAVVAALRAAKDLPADAVMVVLLPDSGRGYMSKIFNDDWMSSYGFMRTAGQATVGEVLHNKAGDLPALVHTHPTETVRDAIEILHEYSVSQMPVVGAEPPVMAGEVAGSVSERALLEALFNGSAHLTDPVEKHMEPSLPLVGAGEPVSAARHELEKSDAIMVVEDGKPVGVLTRADLLLSLVD, encoded by the coding sequence GTGAAGTACGCAGAGCACATCGCCGACCTCGTCGGGAACACGCCCTTGGTCAAGCTCAACTCGGTCACCGAGGGCATCTCGGCCACCATTCTCGCGAAGGTCGAGTACCTCAACCCCGGCGGGTCCGTGAAGGACCGCATCGCGCTGAAGATGGTCGAGGCCGCTGAGGCCTCCGGCGAGCTCAAGCCCGGCGGCACCATCGTCGAGCCGACCTCCGGCAACACCGGTGTCGGCCTGGCCCTGGTGGCGCAGCGCAAGGGCTACAAGTGCGTCTTCGTGTGCCCCGACAAGGTGAGCCAGGACAAGCGCGACGTGCTCAAGGCGTATGGCGCCGAGGTCGTGGTGTGCCCGACCGCCGTGGCCCCCGACCACCCGGACTCCTACTACGAGACCTCCGACCGCCTCGTCCGCGAGATCGAGGGTGCGTGGAAGCCGAACCAGTACGCCAACCAGAACGGTCCTGCCTCGCACTACGAGTCGACCGGTCCGGAGATCTGGAACGACACCGACGGTCGCGTGACGCACTTCGTCGCGGGCGTCGGCACCGGCGGCACCATCACCGGCACGGGTCGCTACCTGCGTGAGGCCTCGGCCGACCGCGAGGGTGGCCGCGTGCAGATCATCGGCGCCGACCCGGAGGGCTCGGTCTACTCCGGCGGCACCGGTCGCCCGTACCTCGTCGAAGGTGTCGGCGAGGATTTCTGGCCGACCGCCTACGACCCGGCCGTCGTCGACGACGTGATCGCCGTGAGCGACGCCGACTCGTTCGAGATGACCCGCCGCCTGGCCAAGGAGGAGGGCCTGCTCGTCGGCGGCTCCTGCGGCATGGCGGTCGTCGCCGCGCTGCGCGCCGCCAAGGACCTGCCGGCCGATGCCGTCATGGTCGTGCTGCTGCCCGACAGCGGTCGCGGCTACATGTCCAAGATCTTCAACGACGACTGGATGAGCTCCTACGGGTTCATGCGCACCGCCGGTCAGGCGACCGTCGGCGAGGTGCTGCACAACAAGGCCGGCGACCTGCCCGCCCTCGTGCACACGCACCCGACCGAGACGGTCCGCGACGCCATCGAGATCCTCCACGAGTACTCCGTGTCGCAGATGCCGGTCGTCGGCGCCGAGCCGCCCGTCATGGCCGGCGAGGTCGCCGGTTCGGTGAGCGAGCGGGCGCTGCTCGAGGCGTTGTTCAACGGTTCGGCGCACCTCACCGACCCGGTCGAGAAGCACATGGAGCCCTCGCTGCCGCTGGTCGGTGCCGGCGAGCCGGTGTCCGCCGCACGCCACGAGCTCGAGAAGTCCGACGCGATCATGGTCGTCGAGGACGGCAAGCCGGTCGGGGTGCTGACCCGCGCGGACCTGCTGCTCTCGCTGGTCGACTGA
- a CDS encoding SGNH/GDSL hydrolase family protein produces the protein MGRARRARRIAATAAYGGGGLAAGIGAIGAIGYGVLKVEAKIARRIVGQPFDGSPDDNGTYGAGVGEPVELVVLGDSSAAGMGADTPHQTVGAIIANGVSALTGRPVRLTNTAVVGSESSGLELQLANALDRVPRPHVAVIMIGANDVTHRIDKAIAVRHLETVVRALRELGTEVVVGTCPDLGTIEPIPQPLRLIGRRWSRDLAAAQTVAVVEAGGRTVSLGDLLGPEFYERPKEMFSADRFHPSPAGYARAAAALLPSVYAALGVWSGQPDDDRVPDSRRGEGVGPVAVAATYAVRDPGTEVSATQIAGQARGPRGRWAKLLRRPHDPVPDRADNMDDVAEPSGAQGGDAGNAVGESKATPGDQRTDEAPRHTIEAD, from the coding sequence ATGGGCCGGGCACGCAGGGCACGCAGGATCGCCGCGACCGCGGCCTACGGCGGGGGCGGACTCGCGGCAGGCATCGGCGCGATCGGCGCCATCGGGTACGGCGTCCTCAAGGTCGAGGCGAAGATCGCCCGCCGCATCGTCGGCCAGCCCTTCGACGGCTCGCCGGACGACAACGGCACGTATGGCGCGGGGGTCGGTGAGCCGGTCGAGCTCGTCGTCCTCGGTGACTCCTCTGCCGCCGGCATGGGGGCCGACACCCCTCACCAGACGGTCGGGGCGATCATCGCCAACGGTGTCTCCGCCCTCACCGGCCGACCCGTGCGGCTGACCAACACGGCCGTGGTCGGCTCGGAGTCCTCCGGCCTCGAGCTCCAGCTCGCCAACGCCCTCGACCGTGTCCCGCGCCCGCACGTCGCCGTGATCATGATCGGCGCCAACGACGTGACCCACCGGATCGACAAGGCCATCGCGGTGCGGCACCTCGAGACCGTCGTCCGGGCGCTGCGCGAGCTCGGCACCGAGGTCGTCGTCGGCACCTGCCCCGACCTCGGGACCATCGAGCCGATCCCCCAGCCGCTGCGCCTCATCGGCCGCCGCTGGTCGCGTGACCTCGCCGCCGCGCAGACGGTCGCCGTCGTCGAGGCCGGTGGACGCACCGTGTCCCTCGGCGACCTGCTCGGGCCCGAGTTCTACGAGCGGCCCAAGGAGATGTTCAGCGCCGACCGCTTCCACCCCTCCCCCGCCGGCTACGCCCGGGCCGCCGCTGCCCTGCTCCCCAGCGTGTATGCCGCCCTCGGGGTCTGGTCCGGCCAGCCCGACGACGACCGCGTCCCCGACTCCCGCCGTGGCGAGGGGGTGGGCCCGGTGGCCGTCGCCGCGACGTATGCCGTCCGCGACCCCGGCACCGAGGTCAGCGCCACCCAGATCGCCGGGCAGGCCCGTGGCCCGCGCGGCCGTTGGGCCAAGCTGCTGCGCCGCCCGCACGACCCCGTGCCGGACCGCGCGGACAACATGGACGACGTCGCGGAACCATCGGGGGCGCAGGGTGGGGACGCCGGCAACGCCGTGGGCGAGAGCAAGGCCACACCCGGTGACCAGCGCACCGACGAAGCCCCACGGCATACGATCGAGGCTGACTAA
- a CDS encoding acetyl-CoA C-acetyltransferase, with protein MTEAVIVSTARTPIGRAFKGSLKDIRPDDLSVQVIRAALAKIPELDPTLVEDLYWGCAEPSGRHGSNMARVVSVLAGFDGLPGSTINRFCASSVQTTRMAYHAIKAGEGDIFLSGGVECVSQYTNWAGAGGSAGDDQNPAFTPAKERSEAIAKSNETWTDPREQGLVPDVYLSMGQTAENVATLKGISRERQDEWGVSSQNRAEKAIADGFFEREIAPVTLADGTVVSKDDGPRAGVTLEALQGLNPVFREQGTITAGNCCPLNDGAAAVVVMSDTKAAELGLTPLARVVSTGVSALSPEIMGLGPVEASRQALARAGMTIGDMDLYEINEAFAAQVLPSADELGMDFDKLNVHGGAIALGHPFGSTGARITTTLLNGLASRDGQFGLETMCVGGGQGMAIIYERLS; from the coding sequence GTGACCGAAGCCGTCATCGTCTCCACCGCCCGCACGCCGATCGGCCGGGCGTTCAAGGGATCGCTCAAGGACATCCGTCCCGACGACCTGTCGGTGCAGGTCATCCGTGCCGCCCTGGCCAAGATCCCCGAGCTCGACCCGACGCTGGTCGAGGACCTCTACTGGGGCTGCGCCGAGCCGTCCGGCCGCCACGGGTCCAACATGGCCCGCGTGGTCTCGGTGCTGGCCGGGTTCGACGGGCTGCCGGGCTCGACGATCAACCGGTTCTGCGCCTCGTCGGTGCAGACGACCCGCATGGCGTACCACGCGATCAAGGCCGGCGAGGGCGACATCTTCCTGTCCGGTGGCGTCGAGTGCGTGTCGCAGTACACCAACTGGGCGGGCGCGGGCGGCTCTGCCGGCGACGACCAGAATCCCGCGTTCACGCCCGCCAAGGAGCGCAGCGAGGCGATCGCCAAGTCCAACGAGACCTGGACCGACCCGCGCGAGCAGGGCCTGGTCCCCGACGTCTACCTGTCGATGGGCCAGACCGCAGAGAACGTCGCGACGCTCAAGGGAATCAGCCGTGAGCGCCAGGACGAGTGGGGCGTCTCGTCGCAGAACCGCGCGGAGAAGGCCATCGCCGACGGGTTCTTCGAGCGCGAGATCGCGCCCGTCACCCTCGCCGACGGCACGGTCGTCAGCAAGGACGACGGTCCCCGTGCGGGCGTCACGCTCGAGGCGCTGCAGGGGCTCAACCCGGTGTTCCGCGAGCAGGGCACCATCACCGCCGGCAACTGCTGCCCGCTCAACGACGGTGCGGCTGCGGTCGTTGTCATGAGCGACACCAAGGCCGCCGAGCTCGGCCTCACCCCGCTCGCCCGCGTCGTGTCGACCGGCGTCTCGGCGCTGTCGCCCGAGATCATGGGTCTCGGCCCGGTCGAGGCGTCGCGCCAGGCGCTGGCCCGCGCCGGCATGACCATCGGCGACATGGACCTCTACGAGATCAACGAGGCGTTCGCCGCGCAGGTGCTGCCGAGCGCCGACGAGCTGGGCATGGACTTCGACAAGCTCAACGTCCACGGCGGGGCCATCGCGCTCGGCCACCCGTTCGGCTCGACCGGCGCCCGCATCACGACGACCCTGCTCAACGGGCTCGCCTCGCGCGACGGGCAGTTCGGCCTCGAGACGATGTGCGTCGGCGGCGGCCAGGGCATGGCCATCATCTACGAGCGCCTCAGCTGA
- a CDS encoding Bax inhibitor-1/YccA family protein, with amino-acid sequence MASNPVFDRIEKDSRQGYAGFGRGPQQPTAGMSGTDAMSSQQLQDLYNQPAAGPVQSRRITIDDVVMKTSGLFAIVVVVGAIAWQLTPQLGALLMMAGIAATLVLGLVIAFKKTISVPLIVAYAVFEGVLVGSISRFYAAAFPPEPGAGILQGIVPQAILATLSVFAGMLLAYKTGIIKVTAKFRRIVTMAVIGYAIFALINLVYALVTNTAFGIGGSGALGIGISLFAIGLASAMLALDFDSIDKAIAAGAPEKYSWLLAHGLIVTLVWLYLEILRLLGRLRSE; translated from the coding sequence ATGGCCAGCAACCCGGTGTTCGACCGGATCGAGAAGGACTCCCGCCAGGGCTACGCAGGCTTCGGCCGCGGGCCCCAGCAGCCCACCGCCGGCATGTCTGGCACGGACGCGATGTCCTCCCAGCAGCTGCAGGACCTCTACAACCAGCCGGCCGCAGGGCCGGTGCAGTCGCGCCGCATCACCATCGACGACGTGGTCATGAAGACCAGTGGGCTGTTCGCCATCGTCGTCGTCGTGGGCGCCATCGCCTGGCAGCTCACGCCGCAGCTCGGTGCCCTCCTCATGATGGCCGGCATCGCCGCCACCCTCGTGCTCGGCCTCGTGATCGCCTTCAAGAAGACGATCAGCGTGCCGTTGATCGTGGCGTACGCGGTGTTCGAGGGCGTGCTCGTCGGCTCGATCTCGCGGTTCTACGCCGCGGCGTTCCCGCCCGAGCCCGGCGCAGGGATCCTCCAGGGCATCGTCCCGCAGGCCATCCTCGCGACGCTGTCCGTCTTCGCCGGCATGCTGCTGGCCTACAAGACCGGCATCATCAAGGTCACCGCCAAGTTCCGCCGCATCGTCACCATGGCGGTCATCGGCTACGCGATCTTCGCGCTCATCAACCTGGTCTACGCCCTGGTCACCAACACCGCGTTCGGCATCGGTGGCTCCGGCGCCCTCGGCATCGGCATCTCGCTGTTCGCGATCGGCCTCGCCTCGGCCATGCTGGCCCTGGACTTCGACTCCATCGACAAGGCCATCGCCGCCGGCGCCCCGGAGAAGTACTCCTGGCTGCTGGCCCACGGCCTCATCGTCACGCTCGTGTGGCTCTACCTCGAGATCCTGCGCCTGCTCGGCCGCCTGCGCAGCGAGTAG
- a CDS encoding endonuclease/exonuclease/phosphatase family protein, which translates to MRIASFNVENLFDRATLLAADDWATHRVLLEKYARLTRILQRPTYTAEDKTLIVLLLADLGLAASDSGTWVRLRQNRGRLVTRRRAGGMSVVADGRSDWVGWLELTTQAVSELTARHTAQVVHDLGADVLGVVEAESRIALQRFNVDLLRPLGNRIYGHVMLIDGNDDRGIDVGIMTRGDHPIERIVSHVDDADLAGLVFGRDCPEYTVTLPGGGTLLVLVNHFKSKGYGQAADSNRRRRRQAERVAEIYRRRRAEGHEHVVVLGDLNDTPDSAPLAPLLVGSAGEPSDLRDISAHPGFDDGGYPGTYTTGRAGNKIDYILCSPAVFAAITAAGIFRKGVWTASNRWEMYPTLTREQDAASDHAALWVDVDL; encoded by the coding sequence GTGAGGATCGCGAGCTTCAACGTGGAGAACCTCTTCGACCGCGCCACCCTCCTGGCCGCCGACGACTGGGCCACGCACCGCGTCCTGCTGGAGAAGTACGCGCGCCTGACGCGGATCCTCCAGCGCCCGACGTACACCGCGGAGGACAAGACCCTGATCGTCCTGCTGCTCGCCGACCTCGGCCTCGCTGCGTCCGACTCCGGGACGTGGGTGAGGTTGCGCCAGAACCGCGGCCGCCTCGTCACCCGGCGACGGGCCGGCGGCATGAGCGTGGTCGCCGACGGTCGCAGCGACTGGGTCGGCTGGCTCGAGCTCACCACCCAGGCGGTCTCCGAGCTCACGGCGCGGCACACCGCACAGGTGGTGCACGACCTCGGCGCCGACGTGCTGGGAGTCGTCGAGGCCGAGAGCCGGATCGCCCTGCAACGCTTCAACGTCGACCTGCTGCGACCCCTCGGCAACCGCATCTACGGCCACGTGATGCTCATCGACGGCAACGACGACCGCGGCATCGACGTCGGCATCATGACGCGCGGCGACCACCCCATCGAGCGCATCGTCAGCCATGTCGACGACGCCGATCTCGCCGGGCTCGTCTTCGGGCGGGACTGCCCCGAGTACACGGTCACGCTCCCCGGGGGCGGCACGCTGCTGGTGCTGGTCAACCACTTCAAGTCCAAGGGGTACGGCCAGGCTGCGGACTCGAACCGGCGTCGGCGCCGGCAGGCCGAACGCGTCGCCGAGATCTACCGCCGTCGCCGGGCCGAGGGCCACGAGCACGTGGTCGTGCTCGGCGACCTCAACGACACCCCGGACTCGGCACCGCTGGCCCCGCTCCTCGTCGGCAGCGCGGGCGAGCCGTCCGACCTGCGGGACATCTCGGCCCACCCGGGCTTCGACGACGGCGGCTACCCGGGGACCTACACGACCGGGCGCGCGGGCAACAAGATCGACTACATCCTCTGCTCCCCCGCCGTCTTCGCCGCGATCACGGCGGCGGGGATCTTCCGCAAGGGGGTCTGGACCGCCTCGAACCGGTGGGAGATGTACCCGACCCTGACCCGCGAGCAGGACGCGGCGTCGGACCACGCCGCCCTCTGGGTCGACGTCGACCTCTGA
- a CDS encoding SDR family oxidoreductase, translating to MRKTFEPKVSIVTGGASGIGKAIAAELVGRGSHVVLADLNLDAAEATARELGPWCSAVALDVADAAAVRTVVQDVVAQHGRLDVMVNNAGIGIGGLLEELDERHWDKAIDVNLRGVVNGVTAAYEVMRAQGSGHILNTASLAGLIPAPSMLPYTTTKHAVVGLSTALRAEAAALGIQVSVLCPGFVDTPLLDEMYEAPASFGGSSVRSRVRMLQPRFLTAELTAKRGVDGLAANKAVIPVGAMAHLTWRGLRYVPVVTRAVIQLQATGARRLAARGH from the coding sequence ATGCGTAAGACGTTCGAGCCCAAGGTCAGCATCGTCACCGGTGGCGCGTCGGGGATCGGCAAGGCGATCGCCGCCGAGCTCGTCGGCCGCGGCAGCCACGTCGTCCTCGCCGACCTCAACCTCGACGCCGCGGAGGCGACCGCCCGTGAGCTCGGCCCGTGGTGCTCGGCCGTCGCGCTCGACGTGGCCGACGCCGCTGCCGTGCGCACGGTGGTGCAGGACGTCGTCGCCCAGCACGGACGCCTCGACGTCATGGTCAACAACGCCGGTATCGGCATCGGCGGCCTGCTCGAGGAGCTCGACGAGCGCCACTGGGACAAGGCGATCGACGTCAACCTCCGCGGGGTCGTCAACGGCGTGACCGCCGCCTACGAGGTGATGCGCGCCCAGGGGAGCGGCCACATCCTCAACACCGCGTCGCTGGCCGGTCTCATCCCGGCCCCGTCGATGCTGCCCTACACGACGACCAAGCACGCCGTGGTCGGGCTCTCGACCGCACTGCGCGCCGAGGCAGCGGCGCTGGGCATCCAGGTGAGCGTGCTGTGCCCCGGGTTCGTCGACACCCCGCTCCTGGACGAGATGTACGAGGCGCCGGCCAGCTTCGGCGGCAGCAGCGTCCGGTCCCGCGTCCGGATGCTCCAGCCGAGGTTCCTCACCGCCGAGCTCACCGCGAAGCGCGGCGTGGACGGCCTGGCGGCCAACAAGGCCGTCATCCCGGTCGGGGCGATGGCGCACCTCACCTGGCGCGGCCTGCGCTACGTCCCCGTGGTCACCCGGGCGGTCATCCAGCTCCAGGCCACCGGCGCCCGGCGGCTCGCCGCCCGCGGTCACTGA
- a CDS encoding NAD(P)/FAD-dependent oxidoreductase yields the protein MATPHHQVVVVGTGFSGLGMAVRLAQRGDDFVILERADDVGGTWRDNRYPGCACDVPSRLYSFSFDQKPDWSRDYATAPEIWGYLRDVVDRHGLRERIVFGADLVAAEYDEAQQRWELAAADGRRWTADALVLGVGALHEPSLPDFPGLSDFAGEVIHTAQWPERDALDGRRVAVVGTGASSVQLVPELAPRAARTTVFQRTPAWTLPKKDLPWSTRRQEAFRRRPALQRAVRWLTYWRMEAQAPLFVRFPVIARAAERIARRELAKAVRDPQVRAALTPDYTLGCKRILLSSTYWPTFDRDDVDLVTSPIERVEPDAVVTADGARHEVDAIVLGTGFSLTGSYDRMGIRGLEGRTLEDAWSTGAHSHLGITVAGFPELYLLLGPNTGLGHSSVVMMTEFATRYILQGLDRARGGARVTTEAAQDAFTDEMQRRSRHTVWATGCKSWYLDRFGHNTALWPGSTIAYWWRTRTMDDSVFERVTVPANPPSAKEPVDA from the coding sequence ATGGCCACTCCCCACCACCAGGTCGTCGTCGTCGGCACCGGTTTCTCGGGCCTCGGCATGGCGGTCCGGCTCGCCCAGCGCGGTGACGACTTCGTCATCCTGGAGCGGGCCGACGACGTGGGCGGCACCTGGCGCGACAACCGGTACCCCGGGTGCGCCTGCGACGTGCCGTCCCGTCTCTACAGCTTCTCGTTCGACCAGAAGCCGGACTGGAGCCGCGACTACGCCACCGCCCCGGAGATCTGGGGCTACCTGCGCGACGTCGTCGACCGCCACGGACTGCGCGAGCGGATCGTCTTCGGCGCGGACCTCGTCGCCGCCGAGTACGACGAGGCACAACAGCGCTGGGAGCTCGCCGCCGCGGACGGTCGCCGGTGGACGGCGGACGCCCTGGTCCTCGGGGTCGGGGCCCTGCACGAGCCCTCCCTCCCGGACTTCCCCGGCCTGTCCGACTTCGCCGGTGAGGTCATCCACACCGCACAGTGGCCGGAGCGCGACGCCCTCGACGGCCGGCGGGTCGCCGTCGTCGGCACCGGGGCGAGCTCGGTCCAGCTCGTCCCCGAGCTGGCCCCCCGGGCTGCGCGCACCACGGTCTTCCAGCGGACCCCTGCCTGGACGCTGCCCAAGAAGGACCTGCCGTGGAGCACGCGACGCCAGGAGGCGTTCCGCCGCCGGCCGGCGCTGCAGCGCGCGGTCCGCTGGCTCACCTACTGGCGGATGGAGGCCCAGGCCCCGCTCTTCGTCCGCTTCCCGGTCATCGCCCGGGCAGCAGAGCGTATTGCGCGGCGCGAGCTCGCGAAGGCCGTGCGCGACCCGCAGGTGCGGGCCGCACTGACCCCCGACTACACGTTGGGCTGCAAGCGGATCCTGCTGTCCAGCACCTACTGGCCAACCTTCGACCGCGACGACGTCGACCTCGTGACGTCGCCGATCGAGCGGGTCGAGCCCGACGCCGTGGTCACCGCCGACGGCGCCCGCCACGAGGTCGACGCGATCGTGCTCGGCACCGGGTTCTCGCTCACCGGCAGCTACGACCGGATGGGCATCCGCGGCCTCGAGGGACGCACCCTCGAGGACGCCTGGTCCACGGGCGCCCACAGCCACCTCGGCATCACCGTGGCCGGGTTCCCCGAGCTCTACCTGCTGCTCGGCCCCAACACGGGGCTCGGCCACAGCTCGGTCGTCATGATGACCGAGTTCGCCACCCGCTACATCCTCCAGGGGCTGGACCGGGCCCGCGGCGGGGCCCGCGTGACCACCGAGGCCGCGCAGGACGCCTTCACCGACGAGATGCAGCGACGCTCGCGGCACACCGTCTGGGCCACCGGCTGCAAGAGCTGGTACCTCGACAGGTTCGGCCACAACACCGCCCTGTGGCCCGGATCCACGATCGCCTACTGGTGGCGCACCCGGACGATGGACGACTCGGTCTTCGAACGCGTCACCGTCCCCGCAAACCCTCCCTCAGCAAAGGAACCCGTTGATGCGTAA
- a CDS encoding TetR/AcrR family transcriptional regulator: MPTTTSSARRASTTGPDRPTRVRMPRAQREEQILTIAEQVFAERGYQATTMEDIAEQVGVTKPLIYEYFGSKEGLLAACINRARTQLREATEASWAAVGPDASLEEVFRAGVRAFFTFIDGHATAFVLIQQEGAVASQASPLIESIREQQSAATVATFRAAPALAGVPDVLLEGYAEVVIGACERLALWRAGRSDVGVDDATDIVVSSVWGGLAALVPSAG, translated from the coding sequence GTGCCCACGACCACCTCCTCCGCGCGCCGGGCCTCCACCACCGGGCCCGACCGACCGACCCGGGTCAGGATGCCCCGCGCCCAGCGCGAGGAGCAGATCCTCACGATTGCCGAGCAGGTCTTCGCCGAGCGGGGCTACCAGGCGACGACGATGGAGGACATCGCCGAGCAGGTCGGGGTCACCAAACCGCTGATCTACGAGTACTTCGGCTCCAAGGAGGGCCTGCTGGCCGCGTGCATCAACCGCGCCCGGACCCAGCTCCGCGAGGCCACCGAGGCCTCGTGGGCCGCCGTCGGTCCGGACGCCTCCCTGGAGGAGGTCTTCCGCGCCGGGGTGCGGGCCTTCTTCACGTTCATCGACGGCCACGCGACGGCCTTCGTCCTGATCCAGCAGGAGGGCGCAGTCGCGTCGCAGGCCAGCCCGCTCATCGAGTCGATCCGCGAGCAGCAGTCCGCCGCGACCGTGGCCACCTTCCGGGCCGCGCCCGCCCTCGCGGGCGTCCCCGACGTGCTGCTCGAGGGGTATGCCGAGGTGGTGATCGGCGCGTGCGAGCGCCTCGCGCTGTGGCGCGCGGGACGGAGCGACGTCGGGGTCGACGACGCCACCGACATCGTCGTGTCGAGCGTCTGGGGTGGCCTCGCCGCCCTGGTCCCGTCAGCCGGGTGA
- a CDS encoding MCE family protein, with translation MRTVDVERARPVADPADPSLADPGRLEAARLPTTPRSPLGPATGGLARLSDKTYGLAFLLVVGLLISVSIASYAQVFTRVVRVTLETDRIGSQLQTAADVKVRGVIVGQMRSVETTGDGARLGLALDPDSVDLIPANVHARLLPKTLFGERYVDLVPQAEPAAPIRAGDVITQDRSSVAIELEKVFADLLPLLRAVEPAKLSATLNALASALEGRGTRLGQNLVLVDSYFKEINPKVPVIQADISGLADLASTYAVAAPDLVRAASTLATTNTTIVQKKDVLAGFLAGTAGFANEASGFLEANGERIIRVGQVQRPTVELFAKYSPQYPCFTEALVDWRPRIDEAFRDDTFHITVEVAPQRPGYRTGEEPRWGERRPASCGLLPDPRTSQARPVPGKKFDDGTDNIGGYPANPEFSALPGLLSGAAGAAVTDPDAGLAGTTQEQAVVGALLDPGRAPSAITTLLAGPMLRGATVSQSPG, from the coding sequence GTGAGGACGGTCGACGTCGAGCGCGCCCGCCCTGTCGCTGACCCGGCTGACCCGTCTCTGGCTGATCCCGGGCGGCTCGAGGCTGCCCGGCTGCCGACGACACCACGTTCACCGCTCGGCCCGGCGACCGGTGGCCTCGCCCGGCTGAGCGACAAGACGTACGGCCTCGCCTTCCTCCTCGTGGTCGGCCTGCTCATCTCGGTGTCCATCGCGTCGTACGCCCAGGTCTTCACCCGCGTCGTCCGCGTCACGCTCGAGACCGACCGCATCGGGTCGCAGCTGCAGACCGCGGCCGACGTCAAGGTCCGGGGCGTCATCGTCGGGCAGATGCGTTCGGTGGAGACCACCGGTGACGGGGCGCGGCTCGGGCTCGCGCTCGATCCCGACTCGGTCGACCTCATCCCGGCCAACGTCCACGCCCGGCTCCTGCCCAAGACCCTCTTCGGTGAGCGGTACGTCGACCTCGTGCCCCAGGCCGAGCCCGCCGCCCCGATCAGGGCCGGTGACGTCATCACCCAGGACCGGTCGAGCGTGGCGATCGAGCTGGAGAAGGTGTTCGCGGACCTGTTGCCGTTGTTGCGGGCGGTGGAGCCGGCGAAGCTGTCGGCGACGTTGAACGCGTTGGCGTCGGCGTTGGAGGGTCGTGGGACGCGGTTGGGTCAGAACCTGGTGCTGGTGGACTCCTACTTCAAGGAGATCAATCCGAAGGTGCCGGTGATCCAGGCGGACATCTCGGGGTTGGCTGACCTGGCGAGCACGTATGCGGTGGCGGCGCCGGATCTGGTGCGGGCGGCGTCGACGTTGGCGACGACGAACACGACGATCGTGCAGAAGAAGGATGTGTTGGCGGGGTTCCTGGCGGGGACGGCGGGGTTCGCGAACGAGGCGTCGGGGTTCCTGGAGGCGAACGGGGAGCGGATCATCCGGGTGGGTCAGGTGCAGCGGCCGACGGTGGAGCTGTTCGCGAAGTACTCCCCGCAGTACCCGTGCTTCACCGAGGCGCTCGTGGACTGGCGGCCCCGCATCGACGAGGCGTTCCGGGACGACACCTTCCACATCACCGTCGAGGTCGCCCCTCAGCGTCCGGGGTACCGGACGGGGGAGGAACCGCGGTGGGGGGAGCGTCGCCCGGCCAGCTGCGGCCTGCTCCCCGACCCGAGGACGTCGCAGGCTCGACCGGTCCCGGGCAAGAAGTTCGACGACGGCACCGACAACATCGGCGGCTACCCCGCGAACCCCGAGTTCTCGGCCCTGCCGGGCCTGCTCTCCGGTGCTGCCGGGGCGGCGGTGACCGATCCCGATGCCGGCCTGGCCGGCACCACGCAGGAGCAGGCGGTCGTCGGCGCCCTGCTCGACCCGGGGCGCGCGCCCTCCGCGATCACCACCCTGCTCGCGGGACCGATGCTGCGCGGAGCGACGGTCTCCCAGTCACCCGGCTGA